In Spea bombifrons isolate aSpeBom1 chromosome 12, aSpeBom1.2.pri, whole genome shotgun sequence, the following proteins share a genomic window:
- the FOXRED1 gene encoding FAD-dependent oxidoreductase domain-containing protein 1, with protein MFLCRGWRGVPGVSLRPRGTIPTPARGRSGLGVPRSSHRALSATAGLLKQDDFFRELDREFVKFHKKLKESLPSSDWSPLAPTAELPPERADIVIVGGGVIGWSIAYWLKQKSRRDALRVVVVERDPTYTRASTVLSAGGIRQQFSRPENILMSLYSAQFLRNINEHLGVANEDPIDIQFNPSGYLFLASEEGAHILHDNYTVQREHGAQVTLLSVEQLKKKFPWISTHGVALASYGLENEGWLDPWSLLNAFRRKAISLGAFACHGEVTELKMSVREMVTSDGEPVNFGRIKSVIVQAPNSLETQAVESAIVINAAGAWSSQVAELAGIGIGHPDSLEGVKLPIEPKKRYVYVFHCPDGPGLDCPMLIDHTGAYFRREGFGGNYIGGMSPPEEEEPDISDLEVDHDFFQQKLWPLLANRVPAFESLKVKSAWAGYYDYNTFDQNGVLGIHPLVNNMYIAAGFSGHGLQHSPSVGRAIAELILDGDFQTLDLSAFSFRRFCTGEPVLESNIV; from the exons ATGTTTCTGTGCAGGGGATGGAGGGGCGTCCCTGGAGTCAGCCTCAGGCCACGGGGCACCATACCCACCCCAGCCAGGGGGAGATCGGGGTTGGGGGTCCCCAGGAGCTCACACCGGGCCCTCAGTGCCACTGCTGGTCTCCTGAAGCAAGATGATTTCTTTAGAG AATTAGACCGAGAATTCGTCAAGTTCCACAAGAAACTGAAGGAGAGTCTGCCGTCCAGCGACTGGAGCCCCCTCGCCCCCACGGCAGAGCTGCCCCCCGAGAGGGCAGATATCGTCATCGTCGGCGGAGGAGTGATCGGCTGGTCCATCGCTTATTGGCTGAAGCAGAAGTCCCGACGTGACGCCCtgagggtggtggtggtggaaaGAGATCCGACG TACACTCGTGCCTCCACGGTCCTGTCGGCGGGGGGCATCCGGCAGCAGTTCTCCCGACCCGAAAACATCCTCATGTCCCTCTACTCCGCTCAGTTCTTGCGTAATATTAAT GAACACCTCGGCGTGGCCAATGAGGATCCAATAGACATTCAGTTTAATCCGTCTGGGTACCTCTTCCTGGCCAGCGAGGAAGGCGCTCACATACTGCACGATAACTACACCGTTCAAAG GGAACATGGCGCCCAGGTGACGCTCCTCTCCGTGGAGCAGCTGAAGAAGAAATTCCCCTGGATCAGTACTCATGGAGTGGCACTCGCGTCCTATG GGCTTGAGAACGAGGGCTGGCTGGACCCGTGGTCTCTGCTCAACGCGTTCCGGCGTAAGGCCATCTCTCTGGGAGCGTTCGCGTGCCACGGGGAGGTGACCG AGTTGAAGATGAGCGTCCGTGAAATGGTGACCAGCGACGGCGAGCCGGTGAATTTCGGCAGAATAAAAAGCGTGATT GTCCAGGCGCCAAACAGCCTTGAGACGCAGGCGGTGGAGAGCGCCATTGTGATTAACGCGGCCGGCGCATGGTCCTCGCAGGTGGCCGAGCTGGCGGGTATCGGGATCGGCCACCCAGACTCGCTAGAAGGAGTCAAATTACCCATCGAGCCCAAGAAGAG GTACGTCTACGTCTTCCACTGCCCCGATGGGCCGGGTTTGGACTGCCCGATGCTGATTGACCACACTGGGGCGTACTTCAGGAGAGAGGGTTTTGGAGGAAACTACATTGGGGGCATGTCCCCTCCCGAG GAGGAAGAGCCGGATATCAGTGACCTGGAAGTGGATCATGACTTCTTCCAGCAGAAATTGTGGCCGCTGCTGGCCAATAGGGTGCCCGCGTTTGAATCTTTAAAG GTGAAATCGGCATGGGCCGGGTACTATGACTATAACACCTTCGACCAAAACGGGGTGCTGGGGATACACCCGCTGGTGAACAACATGTACATCGCGGCGGGGTTTAGCGGACATGGCCTGCAGCATTCCCCCAGCGTGGGCCGCGCCATCGCCGAGCTCATCTTGGACGGAGACTTCCAAACGCTGGACCTCAGCGCCTTCTCCTTCCGCAGGTTCTGCACCGGGGAGCCCGTGCTGGAGAGCAACATCGTGTGA
- the LOC128470191 gene encoding cryptochrome-1-like yields MSHRSIHWFRKGLRLHDNPALLAAMSDCAELHPVFILDPWFPKNMRVSGNRWRFLIEALKDLDDNLKKINSRLFVVRGKPVEVFPVLFEKWKVTRLTFEVDTEPYARQRDAEVERLASERRVEVIQRVSNTLYDTDRIIAENNGKAPLTYVRMQAVLASLGPPKRPLPAPTLETTKGCCTPWKACYDARYGVPTLEELGQDAGALGPRLYPGGESEALKRLDLHMKRTAWVCNFKKPDTEPNSPSPSTTVLSPYVKFGCLSARTFWWRVAEIYQGKKHSDPPVSLHGQLLWREFFYTAGVGIPNFNKMEGNPVCVQVDWSDNKEHLAAWSEARTGFPFIDAIMTQLRTEGWIHHLARHAVACFLTRGDLWISWEEGQKVFEELLLDADWSLNAGNWQWLSASAFFHQFFRVYSPVAFGKKTDKNGDYIKKYLPVLKKFPAEYIYEPWKAPRGLQERAGCVIGRDYPKPIVVHEAVSKANIQRMKAAYARRSGAEEEKSGKKGVKRRGAAGPSVSELLKKKTKPVKD; encoded by the exons ATGAGTCACCGCTCCATCCACTGGTTCCGGAAGGGACTGCGGCTGCACGATAACCCCGCGCTGCTGGCGGCCATGAGCGACTGCGCCGAGCTGCACCCCGTCTTCATCCTGGACCCCTGGTTCCCCAAGAACATGCGCGTCAGCGGCAACCGCTGGAGGTTCCTCATCGAGGCGCTGAAGGATTTGGACGATAACCTCAAAAAAATCAACTCCAG GCTGTTTGTGGTCCGCGGGAAGCCCGTCGAGGTCTTTCCGGTTCTTTTTGAGAAGTGGAAGGTGACGCGCCTGACCTTTGAGGTGGATACAGAGCCGTACGCCCGGCAGAGGGACGCGGAGGTGGAGAGGCTGGCGTCGGAGCGCCGCGTGGAGGTCATCCAGAGGGTGTCTAATACCCTGTACGACACGGACAG GATAATCGCCGAAAACAACGGCAAAGCGCCCCTGACCTACGTCCGGATGCAGGCGGTCCTGGCTTCCTTGGGGCCCCCGAAGCGGCCCCTCCCGGCCCCCACGCTGGAGACCACCAAGG GCTGCTGCACCCCGTGGAAAGCGTGTTATGACGCGCGGTATGGAGTACCCACGCTGGAGGAGCTGGGGCAGGACGCGGGGGCGCTGGGACCTCGTCTGTACCCCGGAGGGGAGAGCGAAGCACTCAAGAGACTGGACCTTCACATGAAGAGAACG GCCTGGGTGTGCAACTTCAAGAAGCCGGACACGGAGCCGAACTCCCCGTCTCCCAGCACCACCGTCCTCAGTCCCTACGTGAAGTTCGGGTGTCTTTCGGCGCGGACCTTCTGGTGGAGAGTGGCGGAAATTTACCAAGGG AAGAAGCACTCGGACCCCCCGGTGTCGCTCCACGGGCAGCTGCTGTGGCGGGAGTTCTTCTACACGGCGGGCGTCGGGATCCCGAATTTCAACAAGATGGAAGGGAATCCGGTCTGCGTCCAGGTGGACTGGAGCGACAATAAGGAGCATCTGGCGGCCTGGAGCGAG GCCAGGACTGGATTCCCGTTCATAGACGCCATTATGACGCAGCTGAGGACGGAGGGCTGGATCCATCACCTGGCGCGGCACGCCGTCGCCTGCTTCCTGACCCGCGGAGACCTCTGGATATCGTGGGAGGAAGGTCAGAAG GTGTTTGAGGAGCTGCTGCTGGACGCCGACTGGTCTCTGAACGCCGGGAACTGGCAGTGGCTCTCCGCCAGCGCGTTCTTCCACCAGTTCTTCCGGGTCTACTCCCCCGTGGCGTTTGGGAAGAAAACCGACAAAAACGGAGATTATATCAA GAAATATCTGCCCGTCCTGAAGAAGTTTCCGGCCGAATATATCTACGAGCCGTGGAAAGCCCCCCGCGGCCTGCAGGAGAGAGCCGGCTGCGTTATCGGCAGAGATTATCCGAAACCCATCGTGGTGCATGAGGCAGTCAGCAAAGCGAACATCCAGCGCATGAAGGCCGCGTACGCCCGGAGATCTGGGGCCGAGGAGGAAAAGAGCGGGAAAAAAG GCGTGAAGCGGAGAGGAGCCGCCGGCCCGTCGGTCTCTGAGCTCCTCAAGAAAAAGACAAAGCCTGTAAAGGATTAA
- the TIRAP gene encoding toll/interleukin-1 receptor domain-containing adapter protein, whose translation MSGFFLRFFRKEKKPPRGSPETPPPSPAASTPSGRPPPVWPERSVRWDRPYDVYICHSAEDSELGLRMLAYLEAQPETLRCFLPLRDMELGSPIPSEMCHGVGGSHCWVMLLTPRFLRDSWCKYQMHLALGRSPDSAGRFIPVMVDLPRSQYPPELAFMYYIRATAGDSHVFAQVRKWILEYLKKLQHVASTEQGSSDATGGRGSEIEGSSDATGGRGSEIEGSSDATGRRGFEIGGSSDATGGRGSEIGGSSDATGGRGSEIGGSSDATGGKGSEIEGSSDATGGRCSEIGGSSDATGGRGSEIGGSSDATKEQQSSIKTQRES comes from the exons ATGTCCG gtttCTTTCTGCGCTTCTTCCGTAAAGAGAAAAAGCCCCCCAGAGGATCCCCCGAGACGCCCCCCCCGTCCCCAGCTGCCAGCACGCCGTCGGGGAGACCGCCCCCCGTCTGGCCCGAGCGCAGCGTGCGGTGGGACAGGCCATATGACGTATATATCTGTCACAGTGCGGAGGACTCGGAGCTCGGCCTGCGGATGCTCGCGTACCTGGAGGCGCAGCCTGAGACGCTGCGCTGCTTCCTGCCCCTGCGCGACATGGAGCTGGGAAGCCCCATCCCCTCGGAGATGTGCCACGGCGTGGGGGGCAGCCACTGCTGGGTGATGCTGCTGACGCCGCGCTTCCTGCGCGACTCGTGGTGTAAATACCAGATGCATCTGGCGCTGGGAAGGTCGCCGGATTCTGCCGGGCGCTTTATCCCGGTGATGGTGGATTTGCCCCGGTCTCAGTACCCCCCGGAACTGGCCTTTATGTATTACATCAGAGCCACAGCCGGGGACAGCCACGTGTTCGCGCAAGTCAGGAAGTGGATTCTGGAGT atCTAAAAAAACTGCAACACGTGGCAAGCACCGAACAGGGATCCAGCGATGCCACGGGTGGGAGGGGCTCCGAGATAGAGGGATCCAGCGATGCCACGGGTGGGAGGGGCTCCGAGATAGAGGGATCCAGCGATGCCACGGGTAGGAGGGGCTTCGAGATAGGGGGATCCAGCGATGCCACGGGTGGGAGGGGCTCCGAGATAGGGGGATCCAGCGATGCCACGGGTGGGAGGGGCTCCGAGATAGGGGGATCCAGCGATGCCACGGGTGGGAAGGGCTCCGAGATAGAGGGATCCAGTGATGCCACGGGTGGGAGGTGCTCCGAGATAGGGGGATCCAGCGATGCCACGGGTGGGAGGGGCTCCGAGATAGGGGGATCCAGCGATGCCACAAAAGAACAACAGTCCAGCATtaagacacagagagagagttaA
- the DCPS gene encoding m7GpppX diphosphatase, with protein MAQVGEKRKREDKAENGSGDTDTGPSVPSHHPLSGFQLQAVLRESARDKTIFLHGKVTRNAQDAEDAVVILERVPFQADSVSRLLAERPELKLQLENDIYSVYHLNPPPELNEIKTTVICPATEKHIKKYQRQDVCLIHETGDDYDSVTLPFIEAQSLSVQWVYNILEKKAEADRIVHENPDPENGFILIPDFKWNQKQVDDLYLIAISHPRGIKSLRDLTADHLPLLKNILHEGQEAILKRYGLRGNQLRIYLHYQPSYYHLHVHFTALGHDAPGTSVERAHLLCDVIQNLEREPRYYRTRTLTYALRADEPLLKKLKDAGKC; from the exons ATGGCTCAGGTCGGTGAGAAGAGGAAGCGGGAAGATAAGGCGGAGAACGGCAGCGGGGACACCGACACCGGGCCCTCAGTTCCTTCTCACCATCCGCTCTCAGGGTTCCAGCTCCAGGCGGTGCTGAGGGAGTCAGCGCGGGATAAAACCATCTTCCTGCACGGAAAG GTTACCAGGAACGCTCAGGACGCCGAAGATGCCGTCGTGATATTGGAGAGGGTCCCCTTCCAGGCCGACAGCGTCTCCCGCCTGCTCGCCGAGCGTCCGGAGCTAAAGCTACAGCTAGAAAACGATATTTACAGCGTGTACCACCTGAACCCCCCTCCCGAGCTGAACG AAATCAAAACGACCGTTATCTGCCCCGCCACAGAAAAACATATTAAGAAGTATCAGCGTCAAGACGTGTGTCTGATCCACGAGACGGGCGATGACTACGACTCCGTCACATTACCCTTCATCGAAGCTCAGAGTCTCAGCGTCCAG TGGGTCTATAATATCCTGGAGAAGAAGGCCGAGGCCGATCGAATCGTCCATGAAAACCCTGATCCAGAAAATGGCTTCATCCTTATTCCGGATTTTAAATGGAACCAAAAACAG GTAGATGATCTGTACCTCATCGCTATAAGTCACCCGCGCGGCATTAAGTCTCTGCGGGACCTCACTGCGGACCATCTCCCCTTATTAAAGAACATCTTGCATGAAGGGCAG GAAGCCATTTTGAAGCGTTACGGTCTCCGTGGAAACCAGCTGCGGATTTACCTCCACTATCAGCCGTCTTACTACCACCTGCACGTGCATTTCACGGCACTCGGCCACGACGCTCCCGGCACCTCGGTGGAACGCGCTCACCTCCTCTGCGACGTCATCCAGAATCTAGAACGGGAGCCGCGGTATTACCGGACGCGGACTTTAACGTACGCCTTACGGGCCGACGAGCCGCTGCTGAAAAAGCTCAAGGACGCCGGAAAATGCTaa